In the genome of Drosophila kikkawai strain 14028-0561.14 chromosome 2R, DkikHiC1v2, whole genome shotgun sequence, the window CTCGTAGAAGAGCTCGTAGAAGAACTCGTAGAAGAACTCGTAGAAGAACTCGTGGAAGAACTTGTAGAAGACTCTGTTGATCCCGATGAACTTGTTGTTGAATCGGTGGTTGAATCCGTTGTTGAATCCGTTGTTGGCGCATCATCCTCCTTAACTATCTGATCATTGCAGTGGGGTTGCTCCAAGGGATCACACAAATGGCAGTTCCTATCAGCCAGACATTTTACTTGTTCCGAGAGAGTTAAAGAACATCCTCGTTCTACAAGATCTCCCTCGATACTCGCATAGCAGAAACTTCTGCCTGTTCTGGCTATAGAACAAACTTGGGCTTGCAGAAGTCCCGGAGCTTCAGCACATTGGGAGTCCTTTGGGAAAGcatatattatttgaaaagtatttaaaaatatttatattacatttaCCTCTGTACTATTACACTGAAGACAGCCGGCTCGCTTGGAGCCCACATTGTTGCACTTGTTCAAAACACAAATTTCACAGTCAACTCCGGTTTCCCTGCCATCTTTCCCACACTTTTCCCTCCAAGTATCCTCTAGACTTTCCAAACATCCTTGGGCCTGTATAGTGCCTCCTTGAAAAACGCTGACACAGGCATCCAAGCGATCTGCGCAGGCTTCCTCACCGCTATAGTTACTCCTCTGGCAGTTAATCCCTCGACAATAGTTACATCTTTCCGATGCCAGGACATGGCTGCCCGCGAGGAATACGAGCGCCAGCagaaatggaaaaatattagTGATTGACATTGGGAGGAGGCAAGTTTAGCATTGAAAGGGTCTTAGTCGCTGGCCAGCGCTTTATATAAATTCTGGTCAAGAGAGCCCACTTGGATGTTCCATCATCGATAGTCGTCGGTCTTGAGTGTGTAAACAAACATGTTAAGTGATTCTCAATTCGTGTTCTCCTCGGTAATTGCATAAACAATATTGTTGTCTTTGCGGGGCTCCTTAAGCCCAATTGCACTCAAGTGGTTGTGGGGCAGCTTATAGAGTAGTcgcaagtaaataaaaacaagtttACAACGTTAATGggactttttttttgtcattaaGAGGTTATCTCTTGCGATTAGACAAGAAACTTGGACAATGGCTTAGAAGGAATGTCGTTGAGAGATAATATTTAAGGGGCTTTACTGAAGGTTAAAGGTTTTTATAGGAGTTTGGGTAATTTTATGTATAAGAAGTGGTgatgtaaaaggaaatattatatctattataataataattactcTCATTTTATCATTTATAGTTTAAATAGTAAATTATTGCTTAAGATTGTCTAGTATTTCCACAGTCTACTTCGGAAAATGACTTTTaacaaatcaattaaaatcaaatataactttattcgtttaaaactaatttatcCAAAgcctaaataatatataaaagtagatttttaactattttattgattgaaaatatattttttttatattaaaataatcttAAGGCAATGCACACTCTTGGGAATTGATGTATTTACTATGagaaatcctttaaaaaatgcataacGATTTCATAAATACTAAAAGTGCTTTTGATTTAGgttcttaaaattaatttaacgtTTTGTCTTAACATTTTAGGCATAAGAAAGGGTTATTTAAATGTGAATTTTATCTTTAAATAGGTCACTTGTAATTATAACCTAATGaattcataataaatataaagtaataATCCACTTCGAATTCTCTTTATTTTAGTTTCTTAcaatttgttcatttattatttagttttattaaaagttttaatattatatattttgaatttttacaTTAAATTTATCTCAGAAAGCGAATAAAACGATTTCCAGCGCTGGAACTCTCCTCGATGTTGGCCGCATTACAGTTCCTAATATCTCCGGAGGAGCACAACAGGCAGTTGGTATCATTGAGGCAGGTTTGCTGATCGGTTTCTGTGGTGGAACATCCCCTCACAATGGATCCGCCCGAGGATTTCACATAGCAATACGAATTGGGAGCTGTGGGGGCAGCACAGCGAGTGGCCTCCAAGGTGGCAGCATTCGAGGCGCAATTGGAGTCCTTTTGGAGGTTCAAAACaattatacataaaatattatttaaaatttttaaaaattacaaacaatACCTTGCTGGAATCACACTGAATGCAGGCATACTTGGCCGATCCCACATTATTGCATTTATCCGTGTTGCATTTGTAGCAGGAGCGATTGTCGTTGCATTTCGAACGCAGGGCATAGGGAATTTCCAAGGAGCAACCCTTGAACACAACCTTGGCTGAAATGTTTAAAAGAAGCTTTCTAAGTACCTTGTTTAGTTAAAATGTAATCTCTGACTCACCCTCATCGTAGATGGCCACACAGTAGTCCAGGGAATCCACACAGGACTGCGTCTTGGCCAGACTAACCCGCTGGCAGTTGGATCCCTCGCAGCTATGGCAGGTGGTCACCTTGTTGGCCGCCACATTAGCCACCAGGaatcccagcagcagcagcagcgcactCGCAATTGTTTGGGCCTTCATTTTGGGGCTTCGACTGTCGGGCAATTGGCCAATGCGATCGGCTTTTATACCGCCAACCACTTCAAATGCTCCACTGAAGAGTCCTCGAGTGCGGTTTCTGCcattgtgtgtgcgtgagggTGGGTGACGGTGTGTGCCGGCGTCTGATTGTGTGTGCGTTTGTTCGTGGAAATGGCCAAACACTTGAGAACCTTTCATGAAGAACTTACAGCAGAGGATAGTTGTATATAAACAGCAAGAGATAAAGGTAGAATCTATGGGTGGGACAAAAACTATAGTTTATTTCAGGTAATTCATTTCTTGATAAcgattttatttgttgttaacCTTGTATTTGGTGAATGTGTTTTTGAAACTTTTGTTGATTTTCTTGTATGATTCGTTGACAAATCAGTTATATCTTTACGTTGACCAGAAtatattgtataaattttagCCTAATCTAAGCAAAACTTCTGCCATAATCTATTTTCCGTTTGtagttaaaattataattattagtttagttttttaatgGAAATGAAAGTACAGAATAGTATTTCCAAACTCTTAATAGAATAGTTCCTACTTTCCTCACCTCCACTGTATTTTGCCCACCTTTTTGAAGTGTCCTCTAAAATAAACCGACTGCCAAAGAATTCCCCTGTGATTAAACTGTGGTGTTATTCCAACAATCACATGCTCGCTTAATGTTGAACAACAAAATATAGATAATGTTTTAACCAAAATAAtcagtaatttatttatttgttattattaaaaaataactatttaagcaatttaagcaaTATCAAAGCCATAGAGGCCAATCCCAAACTGCTGACGAATTGTCCTTGGCCATTCTTGGAATCGGTATCCAAATCGAAATAGTTGCAGGCATTGGAATCACTAGAGTCCTCCGGCAGGCAAAGTGAACATTTGTCATCATCCAGGCAGGACTTTTGCTCCTTTACAGACAAAGCACAGCCGCGTTGCAGAGATGAGCCGACGACCTTGACATAGCAATAGGAGTTGGCCGAGGTGGGGAGTCCGCACTGGGCAGGAGTTAGGGAGGCAGAAGAACCCTTGTTACAGTCAGAGGTCTggtaaaaaaatgtttaaaaaaactgaACTTTTAAGGATAATTTAAGGATATGGCATACTCACTTCCGAGCCACTGCATTGAAGGCATTTAAAGTCCCTGCGTCCTTGATTATTGCACAATTGGCCGCTACATTTCTGGCACTGACTGTCCCTGGCCGCACACTTGGCCTGGCCAGCCAGGGAGATCTGAGAGAAGCAACCCCTTTCGCTGACGGCAACTTGAGTTTAaagagtttaattttaaaatatttattaaattactgATAGAATCCTGTACTTACAATCATTATAAATTGTCACACAGACATCCAGCTTATCAGAGCAGCTTATGGTGACATTCTGACGGGTTGTTCTCAGGCAATTAATGCCCTCGCAGCTATAGCATTTCGGAGGTTCCACCGCATTCTGAACCCCAGTCTGAACTTCTGCACTTATTAGATGAGAAGCCAGCAAAAAAGTCAACAAATAAAGCAGCATTTTCCTCTGAAAACCTCCTTTGGCTTTGGTCAACCGAACACAACTGAAACTTGATGgcaaataattttgaaaaaatggaaaaaacaaCCCACGACACTTGAGAAAAATTAATCAAGAGTCAACAAAGTGATAACGAAATTACAATGCAGCACTCACCCTCAAGATGTTTCCCCATAgattagtattattttttgccGGACTTATATCACAGGGAATAGTACTATATATTCGCTTTGTTTGCTTGGCCATTGAAGGGTCTTATCTCCGGCTTAGATAGTTCCGAGTGACTCACTCGCCCCGTGATACTTGCTAattaagaattatttattaacatttgttttgatttgtaTTGATATTCCTTTTTGGGGGTTTTCTTATCAAACATTTTCGTGGGTTTTTAATTCCGTCCAAATGTCTTTCAATGGCTAATAGACGGTCACTGGTGAATTTATGTGGCCCAGAGTTATCGGCCAAGTTATCAGTGAGTTATTGCAATCAATTTTTATGACACACTGGCTCACAATCGAAGAGTGCAAAAGATATGGCCGATGGCCGACATTTCTGGGTCTTTAATTGAGTTAACTACACTTTTTCTTTGtg includes:
- the LOC108072253 gene encoding uncharacterized protein → MSITNIFPFLLALVFLAGSHVLASERCNYCRGINCQRSNYSGEEACADRLDACVSVFQGGTIQAQGCLESLEDTWREKCGKDGRETGVDCEICVLNKCNNVGSKRAGCLQCNSTEDSQCAEAPGLLQAQVCSIARTGRSFCYASIEGDLVERGCSLTLSEQVKCLADRNCHLCDPLEQPHCNDQIVKEDDAPTTDSTTDSTTDSTTSSSGSTESSTSSSTSSSTSSSTSSSTSSSTSSSTSSSTSSPTTPTTVSPTTPTTVSPTTSTTTEIPPTTKPNSAFRLQVSILLIFAQLALGIYNLHK
- the LOC108072268 gene encoding uncharacterized protein, encoding MKAQTIASALLLLLGFLVANVAANKVTTCHSCEGSNCQRVSLAKTQSCVDSLDYCVAIYDEAKVVFKGCSLEIPYALRSKCNDNRSCYKCNTDKCNNVGSAKYACIQCDSSKDSNCASNAATLEATRCAAPTAPNSYCYVKSSGGSIVRGCSTTETDQQTCLNDTNCLLCSSGDIRNCNAANIEESSSAGNRFIRFLR
- the LOC108072272 gene encoding uncharacterized protein, translating into MLLYLLTFLLASHLISAEVQTGVQNAVEPPKCYSCEGINCLRTTRQNVTISCSDKLDVCVTIYNDFAVSERGCFSQISLAGQAKCAARDSQCQKCSGQLCNNQGRRDFKCLQCSGSETSDCNKGSSASLTPAQCGLPTSANSYCYVKVVGSSLQRGCALSVKEQKSCLDDDKCSLCLPEDSSDSNACNYFDLDTDSKNGQGQFVSSLGLASMALILLKLLK